A single window of Malus sylvestris chromosome 5, drMalSylv7.2, whole genome shotgun sequence DNA harbors:
- the LOC126622159 gene encoding uncharacterized protein LOC126622159 — protein MNRWTWEVQKFLDECYECTITFIRSTQSDRIEVSFQFFSIIFFLNLVLNLQVLASSSPLLAHPHSATSNLGQSWYWLYHHPYSQVLLQIYTVLDMSTGMDYKIKSGDAAGALKIEPIQRASFLYVAYY, from the exons ATGAACAGATGGACATGGGAAGTACAGAAATTTCTGGATGAATGTTACGAGTGTACGATCACCTTCATACGCTCAACCCAATCTGATAGGATtgaagtttcttttcaatttttttctatcattttttttctaaatttggttttgaatttgcAGGTACTGGCCTCCAGCAGCCCTCTGCTTGCACATCCGCACTCTGCAACCTCTAATTTGG GTCAATCATGGTATTGGTTATATCACCACCCATATTCCCAGGTGCTATTACAAATATATACCG TTCTTGATATGTCTACTGGAATGGATTACAAAATTAAAAGTGGTGATGCAGCTGGAGCTTTAAAGATTGAACCTATTCAAAGGGCCAGTTTCCTCTATGTTGCCTATTATTGA